One Rosa chinensis cultivar Old Blush chromosome 3, RchiOBHm-V2, whole genome shotgun sequence DNA window includes the following coding sequences:
- the LOC112192164 gene encoding lysosomal Pro-X carboxypeptidase, with protein sequence MKKMTESGSPFLFFFSFFCLLIHCLPVYSAKSPPPRFPSSLISPEDKISLSARQNQLYRTKYFTQVLDHFNYYPKSYESFQQRYLINDTFWGGAKSNAPIFVYTGNEGNIEWFAQNTGFLYETAPQFKALVIFIEHRFYGKSIPFGGKKDVAYSNSTTLGYLSSTQALADYASLIIDLKNNLTATDSPVVVFGGSYGGMLAAWFRLKYPHVTIGALASSSPILNFENITSPYSFNDIVTKDFRSESENCYKVIKGSWQQIEDTANQRGGLELLRKSFKICKNYISANDLEGWLRTAYIYTAMTDYPTPSNFLNPLPAYPVKQMCKAIDDPTTGNDTFAKLYGTATVYYNYSGTATCFDLNDNSDPHDLGGWQWQACTEMIMPASANNEESIFPPSEWQYKNRVSYCERAYGIEPRPHWITTEFGGHDIKRVLRRYGSNIIFFNGLRDPWSGGGVLNNISESIVAIVAKKGAHHVDLRFKTSEDPEWLEDVRKQEIKIIAKWISEYYHDLAHDQLS encoded by the exons ATGAAGAAGATGACAGAATCTGGGTccccatttcttttcttcttctctttcttctgtttGCTGATTCATTGTCTTCCTGTCTACTCTGCCAAATCCCCTCCTCCTAGATTCCCATCTTCACTTATATCCCCAGAAGATAAGATATCACTTTCTGCTCGTCAAAACCAACTTTACAGAACCAAATACTTCACCCAAGTCCTTGATCATTTCAATTACTATCCCAAGAGCTATGAATCTTTTCAACAGAGGTATTTGATAAATGATACGTTCTGGGGAGGCGCCAAGAGCAATGCTCCAATCTTTGTCTACACTGGTAATGAAGGGAACATAGAATGGTTTGCGCAGAACACTGGTTTTCTGTATGAGACAGCGCCCCAGTTCAAAGCCCTCGTCATTTTCATTGAG CATAGGTTCTATGGAAAGTCTATACCTTTTGGGGGCAAGAAAGATGTGGCTTATAGCAATTCAACTACACTTGGATATCTAAGCTCCACACAAGCCTTGGCAGATTATGCTTCGTTAATTATTGATTTGAAGAATAATTTGACAGCAACTGACTCACCTGTAGTGGTCTTTGGAGGTTCCTATGGAGGAA TGCTGGCAGCATGGTTTAGGTTGAAGTATCCCCATGTTACAATTGGAGCTTTGGCATCATCTTCCCCAATCCTCAATTTTGAGAATATAACATCTCCTTATAGCTTCAACGATATAGTCACTAAAGACTTTAGG AGTGAGAGTGAGAATTGTTACAAAGTGATCAAAGGCTCATGGCAACAGATCGAAGACACTGCAAACCAACGTGGAGGGCTTGAGCTACTCCGGAAATCGTTTAAAATATGCAA GAATTATATTAGCGCAAATGATCTTGAAGGTTGGCTTAGAACTGCTTATATTTACACAGCAATGACAGATTATCCTACTCCTTCGAATTTCTTAAATCCCTTGCCAGCATATCCAGTTAAACAG ATGTGTAAGGCGATAGATGATCCAACGACAGGAAATGATACATTTGCAAAATTATATGGTACAGCTACTGTCTACTATAACTACAGTGGGACGGCTACGTGTTTCGATCTTAATGATAACTCAGATCCTCACGACCTCGGAGGATGGCAATGGCAG GCGTGTACAGAGATGATAATGCCAGCAAGTGCTAACAACGAGGAGAGCATATTCCCACCTTCTGAGTGGCAATACAAAAATCGAGTCTCTTATTGCGAAAGGGCTTATGGCATTGAACCTAGGCCTCATTGGATCACCACCGAGTTTGGCGGGCAT GATATCAAGAGGGTTTTGAGAAGATATGGGAGCAACATTATCTTCTTTAATGGCTTAAGAGACCCTTGGAGTGGTGGAGG GGTGCTGAACAATATTTCCGAGAGCATAGTAGCAATTGTTGCAAAAAAAG GTGCTCACCATGTAGATTTGAGGTTCAAAACCAGTGAAGATCCAGAATGGCTTGAAGATGTgaggaagcaagagatcaagATCATTGCAAAGTGGATCTCAGAATATTATCATGACCTTGCTCATGATCAACTATCTTAA